Proteins encoded in a region of the Nocardia asteroides genome:
- a CDS encoding MFS transporter, with product MTAVAATGQQSPTTTFEHRKRGRWLDHWDPDNAQFWESGGAKTARKNLLFSVFAENLGFSVWVIWGTVVTSMGAAGFGFLAGLGQGNPTAVSNALLLTSTPTLVGAALRIPYTFAIPRFGGRAFTAFSAAMLLIPTLGLAYFVNQPGTPMWVFLLLAALAGVGGGNFSSSMANINFFFPEGKKGAALGINAAGGNLGVAQTQLVLPLLITFGTHLMAKDPAGYRFGITLSVLVWVPFILAAAFGALRYMDSISTAKSDGKSYRRALTNRHTWVMAVLYIGTFGSFIGFSFAFPTLIKANFPELTKIGWITTLGNLAFLGALVGSFSRPFGGWISDKVGGAKITLYVFGGMAIAVALIMVGLEMKSFPLYLLAFLLLFVLTGIGNGSTYRMIPTIFSAESKKYAAEHGLDMTEAVASAKRQAGAAIGVIGAVGASGGWLLQQALRLSNTHLHSMAPAFWAYAATFLVMATVTWWFYLRSSFAIQRVPSLAYANV from the coding sequence ATGACCGCCGTAGCAGCCACCGGCCAGCAGTCGCCGACAACGACTTTCGAACACCGGAAACGTGGACGCTGGCTCGACCACTGGGATCCGGACAACGCGCAATTCTGGGAATCCGGCGGTGCGAAAACCGCGCGCAAGAACTTGCTTTTCTCCGTGTTCGCCGAGAATCTCGGCTTCAGCGTCTGGGTCATCTGGGGCACGGTGGTGACCAGCATGGGCGCCGCCGGATTCGGCTTCCTCGCCGGTCTCGGCCAAGGAAATCCGACCGCGGTGAGCAACGCGCTGCTGCTGACCTCGACCCCCACCCTGGTCGGCGCCGCACTGCGCATCCCCTACACCTTCGCCATCCCCCGGTTCGGGGGGCGGGCCTTCACCGCCTTCAGCGCGGCCATGCTGCTGATCCCGACCCTCGGCCTGGCCTACTTCGTCAACCAGCCCGGCACGCCGATGTGGGTGTTCCTGCTGCTGGCGGCGCTGGCCGGAGTCGGCGGCGGCAATTTCTCCTCCTCCATGGCCAACATCAACTTCTTCTTCCCCGAGGGCAAGAAGGGCGCGGCGCTGGGCATCAACGCCGCGGGTGGCAACCTCGGCGTCGCCCAGACGCAGTTGGTGCTCCCGTTGCTGATCACCTTCGGCACGCACCTCATGGCGAAGGACCCGGCCGGTTACCGCTTCGGCATCACGCTGTCGGTCCTGGTCTGGGTGCCGTTCATCCTGGCCGCCGCGTTCGGCGCGCTGCGTTACATGGACAGCATCAGCACCGCCAAGTCCGACGGGAAGTCCTACCGCCGCGCCCTCACCAACCGCCACACCTGGGTGATGGCCGTCCTCTACATCGGTACCTTCGGCTCGTTCATCGGCTTCTCCTTCGCCTTCCCGACGCTGATCAAGGCCAACTTCCCGGAGCTGACGAAGATCGGCTGGATCACCACGCTCGGTAACCTCGCGTTCCTCGGGGCACTGGTCGGGTCGTTCAGCCGGCCCTTCGGCGGCTGGATCTCCGACAAGGTCGGCGGCGCGAAGATCACCCTGTACGTGTTCGGCGGCATGGCGATCGCGGTCGCGCTCATCATGGTCGGACTCGAGATGAAGAGCTTCCCGCTCTACCTCCTGGCGTTCCTGCTGCTGTTCGTGCTGACCGGCATCGGCAACGGCTCGACCTACCGAATGATCCCGACCATCTTCAGCGCGGAGTCCAAGAAGTACGCCGCCGAGCACGGCCTCGACATGACAGAGGCCGTCGCCTCGGCCAAGCGCCAGGCGGGCGCGGCGATCGGCGTCATCGGCGCGGTGGGCGCCTCCGGCGGCTGGCTGTTGCAGCAGGCGCTGCGGTTGTCCAACACCCACCTGCACAGCATGGCTCCCGCGTTCTGGGCCTACGCCGCGACCTTCCTGGTGATGGCCACCGTCACCTGGTGGTTCTACCTGCGATCCTCGTTCGCCATCCAGCGCGTTCCGTCGCTGGCGTACGCGAACGTCTGA
- a CDS encoding ESX secretion-associated protein EspG, which translates to MSEAQSWRFTALEFRTLWESTGRDVLPYPLRHQFTTEFRSESLRLRQAAAQTLRPRIGEDLLRAVEVLLAPEARVEVAGVAGRTRKLRAHAGVHYQHGAVAVQEPGPDPEQGGDVVLTLLPAGEVARAVVDVFPACGPGQGKQLQASAEELARPRPPVRDAWRPTPREEFERFFTRAMTLIGHVGVYAMGSVDNRHINGRKDFQLNDVENDGRYVTFGTDVVTIKPTTADRIAGTLQQMMARTVTEVREGVHLPY; encoded by the coding sequence ATGTCTGAAGCGCAGAGCTGGCGGTTCACCGCGCTCGAATTCCGGACCTTATGGGAGTCCACCGGCCGGGACGTACTGCCTTATCCCTTGCGGCACCAGTTCACAACGGAGTTCCGGTCGGAGAGCTTGCGGTTGCGGCAAGCGGCGGCGCAGACGCTGCGCCCGCGCATCGGTGAAGATCTATTGCGTGCGGTAGAAGTACTGCTCGCTCCGGAAGCACGGGTCGAAGTGGCCGGAGTGGCCGGCCGGACCCGCAAGCTGCGGGCGCACGCGGGGGTGCACTACCAGCACGGCGCGGTCGCGGTGCAGGAGCCGGGACCCGACCCGGAGCAAGGCGGCGATGTGGTGCTGACGTTGCTGCCCGCCGGTGAGGTGGCGCGAGCCGTGGTCGACGTGTTCCCCGCCTGCGGCCCTGGGCAGGGCAAGCAATTGCAGGCTTCGGCGGAGGAGCTGGCGCGGCCGAGACCGCCGGTCCGGGACGCCTGGCGGCCGACACCGCGAGAGGAATTCGAGCGGTTCTTCACTCGAGCGATGACTTTGATCGGTCACGTCGGTGTCTACGCGATGGGCAGCGTGGACAATCGGCATATCAACGGTCGTAAGGACTTCCAGCTCAACGATGTGGAAAACGACGGCCGTTACGTCACCTTCGGCACCGACGTGGTGACGATCAAACCCACCACTGCCGACCGAATCGCAGGTACGTTGCAACAGATGATGGCCCGCACCGTCACGGAAGTGCGCGAGGGCGTCCACCTACCGTACTGA
- a CDS encoding MFS transporter: MSALTLRVAVTAYSPLAERIGAEIGYGAAVVGVFGMIPTAMFALSGLLTPILAVRLGLERTALTAMLMAGAGMLIRVLMSGTAELLVFSALALAGMGIGNVVIPPLVKRYFPDRLAVISSLYIVMVQLGTVVPAFAAVPLADAHGWRVSLGVWGLLGFAAAVPWLAVLRGRRGHDGADMTALPGQAPDTGRVWRSPIAWGMAGMFGMTSLTTYAMFTWLPKILTEAGASAAYGGAMVGLFAVVGLVAALTAPTLVARFGNPFPVVVVCAVLFFVAFAGLLTAPMTAPILWVVVLGLGPSTFPIALTLINLRTRTPAGSAALSGFTQGVGYAVACVGPLLFGVLRTATGGWLIPFGMLGVAVLVLLAGAWQACKPRLLEDTW, translated from the coding sequence ATGTCGGCGCTCACCCTGCGGGTCGCGGTCACCGCGTACAGTCCGCTGGCCGAGCGGATCGGCGCCGAGATCGGTTACGGCGCTGCGGTCGTCGGCGTCTTCGGCATGATCCCCACCGCGATGTTCGCGTTGTCGGGACTGCTCACGCCGATCTTGGCGGTCCGGCTCGGGCTGGAGCGCACGGCGCTGACGGCCATGCTGATGGCCGGGGCGGGCATGCTGATCCGGGTGCTGATGTCGGGCACCGCCGAACTGCTCGTCTTCTCGGCCCTCGCGCTGGCGGGCATGGGCATCGGCAACGTGGTGATCCCGCCTCTGGTCAAGCGGTACTTCCCGGATCGACTCGCGGTGATCAGCTCGCTGTACATCGTGATGGTGCAACTCGGCACGGTCGTGCCCGCCTTCGCCGCGGTCCCGCTCGCGGATGCGCACGGCTGGCGCGTCTCGCTCGGTGTGTGGGGCCTGCTCGGCTTCGCCGCCGCGGTGCCTTGGCTGGCGGTGCTGCGCGGCAGACGCGGACATGACGGCGCGGACATGACCGCGCTGCCGGGACAAGCGCCGGATACCGGGCGCGTGTGGCGCTCACCGATCGCCTGGGGGATGGCGGGCATGTTCGGCATGACCTCGCTCACGACCTATGCGATGTTCACCTGGTTGCCGAAGATCCTGACCGAGGCGGGCGCGAGCGCCGCGTACGGCGGAGCCATGGTGGGGCTGTTCGCCGTGGTCGGCTTGGTCGCCGCCCTCACCGCGCCGACCCTTGTCGCCCGGTTCGGTAATCCGTTCCCGGTGGTGGTCGTGTGCGCCGTGCTGTTCTTCGTGGCGTTCGCCGGGCTGCTCACCGCGCCGATGACCGCCCCCATCCTGTGGGTTGTCGTTCTCGGCCTCGGCCCGAGCACCTTCCCGATTGCGCTGACCCTGATCAACTTGCGCACCCGTACGCCCGCCGGGTCGGCGGCGCTGTCCGGCTTCACTCAGGGCGTCGGCTACGCGGTGGCCTGTGTGGGGCCGCTGCTGTTCGGGGTGCTGCGCACGGCCACCGGCGGGTGGCTCATCCCGTTCGGGATGCTCGGCGTCGCGGTGCTGGTGTTGCTCGCGGGCGCCTGGCAGGCGTGCAAGCCGCGCCTGCTCGAAGACACGTGGTGA
- a CDS encoding FCD domain-containing protein translates to MQPVRRTSLIAQVTEQLRAEIRSGRWSIGSRIPTEPELTELTGTGRNTVREAVQALVHAGMLERRQGSGTYVIAASDLGGTLGKYFADAEQRDVLELRLALDTTAAALAARRRDDTDIATLLRLLDERDKGWDEDRAAAIEADVQLHRAIVVASHNAVYLEFYDSLLPIIEQVIHARTSKSDESYAEEHAALVHAVIDGDPERAASATRCFLNSLIAEYPDAR, encoded by the coding sequence GTGCAACCCGTCCGGCGAACCAGCCTCATCGCCCAGGTCACCGAGCAGCTGCGTGCCGAAATCCGTTCCGGCCGTTGGTCCATCGGCTCCCGCATCCCCACCGAGCCGGAGCTCACAGAACTCACCGGCACCGGCCGCAACACCGTGCGCGAAGCCGTCCAGGCTCTCGTGCACGCGGGCATGCTGGAACGTCGCCAAGGCTCCGGAACCTATGTCATCGCGGCATCCGATCTCGGCGGCACCCTCGGCAAGTACTTCGCCGACGCCGAGCAACGCGACGTCTTGGAACTGCGCCTCGCGCTGGACACCACCGCCGCCGCCCTGGCCGCCCGCCGCCGCGACGACACCGACATCGCGACCCTGCTGCGCTTGCTCGACGAACGCGACAAGGGATGGGACGAGGACCGGGCCGCCGCGATCGAGGCGGATGTCCAACTGCACCGCGCGATCGTCGTCGCGAGTCACAACGCGGTGTATCTCGAGTTCTACGATTCGCTACTGCCCATCATCGAGCAGGTCATTCACGCACGGACATCGAAGTCCGACGAGTCCTATGCCGAGGAGCATGCCGCCTTGGTGCACGCGGTGATCGACGGCGATCCCGAACGGGCCGCCTCGGCCACGCGATGCTTCCTCAATTCTCTTATCGCGGAATATCCCGACGCGCGCTGA
- a CDS encoding NarK/NasA family nitrate transporter, with product MFRRPRIEHWDAEDVAAWEAGGKDIARRNLIWSVFAEHVGFSVWSIWSVMVLFMPTDKFGIDPAGKFFLVAMPTLVGAFLRIPYTVATARFGGRNWTVFSALMLLIPTLLTLYFVNQPGTSYTTFLVVAAFAGFGGGNFASSMTNINAFYPQRLKGWALGLNAGGGNIGVPVIQLIGLFVIATLGNEYASLICAIYLVFIAIAGVGAALYMDNLPNQKADLSYMITALKVPQSWAIAFLYIGTFGSFIGYSFAFGQILQISFRAGGDSVAQATLHAAQIAFLGPLLGSLARPYGGKWADRIGGSRVTLYVFGAMMAAAVLVTGASMMADNNNGVASGAVMTALVVGFIALFVLSGIGNGSVTKIIPSVFEAKSRSLDATPDARAAWSQNTSGALIGFVGAIGALGGVAINLVLRSSYASTQSATTAFWVFMAFYVVCALVVWAVFLRRPGVRGVATESDVVTEAETFVLEAEAGRSQSPSAGSSARA from the coding sequence ATGTTCCGCAGGCCGCGCATCGAGCACTGGGACGCCGAGGATGTCGCCGCCTGGGAAGCAGGCGGCAAGGACATCGCCAGGCGCAACCTGATCTGGTCGGTCTTCGCCGAGCACGTCGGGTTCTCGGTGTGGTCGATCTGGTCGGTGATGGTGCTGTTCATGCCCACCGACAAGTTCGGCATCGATCCGGCGGGCAAGTTCTTCCTGGTCGCGATGCCGACGCTGGTCGGCGCGTTCCTGCGGATTCCCTACACCGTGGCGACCGCGCGCTTCGGCGGGCGCAACTGGACGGTCTTCAGCGCGCTGATGCTGCTGATCCCGACCCTGCTCACGCTGTATTTCGTCAACCAGCCCGGCACCTCGTACACGACGTTCCTCGTGGTCGCGGCCTTCGCCGGCTTCGGTGGCGGCAACTTCGCCTCCTCGATGACCAACATCAACGCGTTCTACCCTCAGCGGCTCAAGGGCTGGGCGCTGGGCCTGAACGCGGGCGGCGGCAACATCGGCGTCCCGGTGATCCAGCTGATCGGCCTGTTCGTCATCGCGACCCTCGGCAACGAGTACGCCTCGTTGATCTGCGCGATCTACCTGGTGTTCATCGCGATCGCCGGCGTGGGCGCCGCGCTGTACATGGACAACCTGCCCAACCAGAAGGCCGACCTGTCCTACATGATCACGGCTTTGAAGGTGCCGCAGTCCTGGGCGATCGCGTTCCTCTACATCGGCACCTTCGGCTCGTTCATCGGCTACAGCTTCGCCTTCGGGCAGATCCTGCAGATCAGCTTCCGGGCGGGCGGCGACAGCGTCGCGCAGGCCACGCTGCACGCCGCGCAGATCGCCTTCCTCGGCCCGCTGCTCGGTTCGCTGGCCAGGCCGTATGGCGGCAAGTGGGCAGACCGCATCGGCGGCAGCCGGGTAACCCTGTACGTCTTCGGCGCCATGATGGCGGCGGCCGTGCTGGTCACCGGGGCCAGCATGATGGCCGACAACAACAACGGCGTGGCCAGCGGTGCGGTGATGACCGCCCTCGTGGTCGGCTTCATCGCCCTGTTCGTGCTCTCCGGCATCGGCAACGGGTCGGTCACCAAGATCATCCCGTCGGTGTTCGAGGCCAAGTCCAGGAGCCTGGACGCCACCCCGGACGCGCGGGCGGCCTGGTCGCAGAACACCTCCGGCGCGCTGATCGGATTCGTCGGCGCCATCGGCGCGCTCGGCGGCGTGGCCATCAACTTGGTGCTGCGTTCCTCATACGCCTCGACCCAGTCGGCCACCACCGCGTTCTGGGTGTTCATGGCCTTCTACGTGGTCTGCGCCCTCGTGGTCTGGGCGGTCTTCCTGCGCCGTCCCGGCGTGCGCGGCGTCGCCACCGAGTCCGATGTCGTCACCGAAGCCGAGACGTTCGTCCTCGAAGCCGAAGCAGGCCGCTCCCAGTCCCCGTCCGCCGGCTCGTCGGCCCGCGCCTGA
- a CDS encoding DUF3558 domain-containing protein, with the protein MSRRIMLPLLVGALAAGVVGCGDTTNGSPTTGASTTATQTLFNPCTGVPDDALRAAGVDPKTEESGIGGVHQSGWEICRWDGPKYFVTVFSTSRTVSEFERKPGNVEFQDVTIAGRHGRQFRVEGASKNLDCDVLFPAAHGVVQLRVQGRAGRDDLENPCTVLNRVGESIVPALPR; encoded by the coding sequence ATGAGTCGTCGAATCATGTTGCCGCTGCTCGTTGGTGCGTTGGCGGCCGGAGTCGTCGGGTGTGGGGACACTACGAACGGATCGCCCACGACGGGAGCTAGCACGACTGCGACACAGACTCTGTTCAACCCGTGCACGGGGGTTCCCGATGATGCGCTTCGGGCTGCCGGAGTCGATCCGAAGACCGAAGAGTCCGGCATCGGTGGAGTGCATCAATCCGGTTGGGAAATCTGCCGGTGGGACGGACCCAAGTACTTCGTCACGGTCTTTTCGACCAGTCGTACAGTGTCCGAGTTCGAGCGGAAGCCGGGGAATGTGGAGTTCCAGGACGTCACGATCGCGGGCCGTCATGGCCGGCAGTTCAGAGTCGAAGGTGCGTCCAAGAATCTTGATTGTGACGTATTGTTCCCTGCTGCCCATGGGGTCGTGCAATTGAGGGTTCAGGGCCGGGCGGGTCGGGACGATCTCGAGAATCCATGCACGGTCCTGAATCGTGTCGGCGAGTCGATTGTTCCTGCACTACCGCGTTGA